The DNA sequence ACCGGCAGTTCTCGATCACCATCGTCTCGGCCATGGGCCTGTCGGTGCTGGTGGCGCTGATCTTCACCCCGGCCCTGTGCGCCACCATGCTCAAGCCGCTGAAGAAGGGCGAGCACCATGTGGCCAAGCGCGGCTTCTTTGGCTGGTTCAACCGCAACTTCGACCGCAGCGTTACCGGCTACGAGCGCAGCGTGGGTGCCATCCTGCGCAACAAGGCGCCGTTCCTGCTGGCCTATGCACTGATCGTGGTCGGCATGATCTGGCTGTTCGCCCGCATCCCGACCGCGTTCCTGCCGGAAGAAGACCAAGGCGTGCTGTTCGCCCAGGTACAGACCCCGGCCGGCTCCAGTGCCGAGCGCACCCAGGTGGTGGTCGACCAGATGCGCGAGTACCTGCTGAAGGACGAAGCCGACACCGTGGCGTCGGTGTTCACCGTCAACGGCTTCAACTTCGCTGGCCGCGGCCAGAGCTCGGGCATGGCATTCATCATGCTCAAGCCGTGGGATGAACGCTCCAAGGAAAACAGCGTGTTCGCCCTGGCCCAACGTGCCCAGCAGCATTTCTTCACCTTCCGCGATGCGATGGTGTTCGCCTTCGCCCCGCCTGCGGTGCTGGAACTGGGTAACGCCACCGGTTTCGACGTGTTCCTGCAGGACCGTGGTGGTGTCGGCCATGCCAAGCTGATGGAAGCACGCAACCAGTTCCTGGCCAAGGCCGCGCAGAGCAAGATCCTCAGCGCTGTGCGCCCGAACGGCCTGAACGACGAGCCGCAGTACCAGCTGACCATCGATGACGAGCGTGCCAGCGCCCTGGGCGTGACCATCGCCGACATCAACAACACCCTGTCGATTGCCCTGGGTGCCAGCTACGTCAACGACTTCATCGACCGTGGCCGGGTCAAGAAGGTGTACATCCAGGGCGAACCGAACGCGCGGATGAGCCCGGAAGACCTGCAGAAGTGGTACGTGCGCAATGGCGCCGGCGAAATGGTGCCGTTCTCCTCCTTCGCCAAGGGCGAATGGACCTACGGCTCGCCCAAGCTGTCGCGTTACAACGGCGTCGAAGCGATGGAAATCCTGGGTGCACCGGCACCTGGCTACAGTACCGGTGAAGCCATGGCCGAAGTCGAGCGCATCGCCGGCGAACTGCCTAGCGGTATCGGCTACTCGTGGACCGGCATGTCCTATGAGGAAAAGCTCTCCGGCTCGCAGATGCCGGCGCTGTTCGCCCTGTCGGTACTGTTCGTGTTCCTGTGCCTGGCAGCCCTGTATGAAAGCTGGTCGATCCCGATCGCCGTGGTACTGGTCGTGCCGTTGGGCATCATCGGTGCACTGATCGCCACCAGCCTGCGCGGGTTGTCCAACGACGTGTACTTCCTGGTCGGCCTGTTGACCACCATCGGCCTGGCAGCGAAAAACGCCATTCTGATCGTCGAGTTCGCCAAGGAATTGCACGAACAAGGCCGCAGCCTGTACGACGCAGCGATCGAGGCATGCCGCATGCGTCTGCGCCCGATCATCATGACCTCGCTGGCGTTCATCCTCGGCGTGGTACCGTTGACCATCGCCAGTGGCGCCGGCGCCGGCAGCCAGCACGCCATCGGCACCGGTGTGATCGGCGGCATGATCAGTGCGACCGTACTGGCAATCTTCTGGGTACCGCTGTTCTTCGTCGCAGTGTCGTCGCT is a window from the Pseudomonas anuradhapurensis genome containing:
- the ttgB gene encoding multidrug efflux RND transporter permease subunit TtgB yields the protein MSKFFIDRPIFAWVIALVIMLVGALSILKLPINQYPSIAPPAIAIAVTYPGASAQTVQDTVVQVIEQQLNGIDHLRYVSSESNSDGSMTITATFEQGTNPDTAQVQVQNKLNLATPLLPQEVQQQGIRVTKAVKNFLLVIGLVSEDGSMSKDDLANYIVSNMQDPISRTAGVGDFQVFGAQYAMRIWLDPAKLNKFQLTPVDVKTAVAAQNVQVSSGQLGGLPAMPGTQLNATIIGKTRLQTAEQFEKILLKVNSDGSQVRLGDVAQVGLGGENYAVSAQFNGKPASGLAVKLATGANALDTAKALRKTIADLEPFFPPGVKAVFPYDTTPVVTESISGVIHTLIEAVVLVFLVMYLFLQNFRATIITTMTVPVVLLGTFGILAAAGFSINTLTMFAMVLAIGLLVDDAIVVVENVERVMSEEGLPPKEATKRSMEQIQGALVGIALVLSAVLLPMAFFGGSTGVIYRQFSITIVSAMGLSVLVALIFTPALCATMLKPLKKGEHHVAKRGFFGWFNRNFDRSVTGYERSVGAILRNKAPFLLAYALIVVGMIWLFARIPTAFLPEEDQGVLFAQVQTPAGSSAERTQVVVDQMREYLLKDEADTVASVFTVNGFNFAGRGQSSGMAFIMLKPWDERSKENSVFALAQRAQQHFFTFRDAMVFAFAPPAVLELGNATGFDVFLQDRGGVGHAKLMEARNQFLAKAAQSKILSAVRPNGLNDEPQYQLTIDDERASALGVTIADINNTLSIALGASYVNDFIDRGRVKKVYIQGEPNARMSPEDLQKWYVRNGAGEMVPFSSFAKGEWTYGSPKLSRYNGVEAMEILGAPAPGYSTGEAMAEVERIAGELPSGIGYSWTGMSYEEKLSGSQMPALFALSVLFVFLCLAALYESWSIPIAVVLVVPLGIIGALIATSLRGLSNDVYFLVGLLTTIGLAAKNAILIVEFAKELHEQGRSLYDAAIEACRMRLRPIIMTSLAFILGVVPLTIASGAGAGSQHAIGTGVIGGMISATVLAIFWVPLFFVAVSSLFGSKQPEQDATPETPRYEAGQ